In Hyphomicrobiales bacterium, the following are encoded in one genomic region:
- a CDS encoding GNAT family N-acetyltransferase, whose product MSKDAIIRLAEADDAEAIHAMLEALAGYIGAETKMVASAADLRRFGFGEHPAFEALIAESDGEALGLCLWFPTFSTWRGRPGVYVQDLYVSDHARGMGLGRRLLAAAAERGRQIGATHLRLAVDHDNSDAKAAYRRIGLVHIEEDHIFQISDGPFDDLAGGSESLKAAAQ is encoded by the coding sequence ATGAGCAAAGATGCGATCATCCGTCTGGCCGAGGCCGACGACGCCGAGGCCATTCACGCCATGCTGGAGGCGCTGGCCGGCTATATCGGCGCGGAAACGAAGATGGTCGCCTCGGCTGCAGATCTGCGCCGTTTCGGTTTCGGCGAACATCCCGCCTTCGAGGCTTTGATTGCCGAAAGCGACGGCGAAGCCCTCGGGCTCTGCCTGTGGTTCCCGACCTTTTCGACCTGGCGCGGCCGGCCCGGCGTCTATGTGCAGGACCTCTACGTTTCGGACCATGCGCGCGGCATGGGGCTCGGCCGGCGTTTGCTGGCCGCAGCGGCCGAACGGGGGCGCCAAATCGGCGCGACCCATCTCCGGCTTGCCGTCGATCACGACAATTCCGACGCCAAGGCCGCCTACCGGCGGATCGGCCTCGTCCACATCGAGGAAGACCACATCTTCCAGATCTCCGACGGCCCCTTCGACGATCTGGCCGGGGGTAGCGAGAGCCTCAAGGCGGCGGCCCAATAA